In one Fusobacterium perfoetens ATCC 29250 genomic region, the following are encoded:
- a CDS encoding HAD family hydrolase: MIKLIVTDMDGTLLDDNKKIDESFWEIHKKITDLGIQFVVASGRQYYNIIKNFERLNNKNIIVMAENGAIVMEEEKELYSQGLPFEDAVELINVGRKISTAHLVFCGKKKAYLENNDEDFIKEVEKYYEKYEIVEDLTKVDDIPLKVTICDLTGSEKNSYPYYKKYEEIYKVAISGEIWLDITEKNVNKGIALKNLQEKLGIKKSETMVFGDFLNDYELIQQGDYSFVMDNGHPELKKIAKYSGGDNNKAGVVNSIKKYILKK; this comes from the coding sequence ATGATAAAATTAATAGTAACAGATATGGATGGGACCTTATTAGATGATAATAAAAAAATAGATGAAAGTTTTTGGGAAATTCATAAAAAAATAACGGACTTAGGAATACAATTTGTAGTAGCAAGTGGAAGGCAATATTATAATATAATTAAAAATTTTGAAAGATTAAATAATAAAAATATAATTGTAATGGCAGAAAATGGGGCTATTGTTATGGAAGAAGAAAAAGAATTGTATTCTCAAGGTCTTCCTTTTGAAGATGCAGTAGAACTTATAAATGTTGGTAGAAAAATTTCTACAGCTCATCTAGTATTTTGTGGGAAGAAAAAAGCATATTTAGAAAATAATGATGAGGATTTTATAAAAGAAGTTGAAAAATATTATGAAAAATATGAAATAGTAGAAGATTTAACAAAAGTAGATGACATTCCTTTAAAAGTAACTATCTGTGATTTAACAGGAAGTGAAAAAAATTCATATCCTTATTATAAAAAATATGAAGAAATATATAAAGTGGCAATTTCTGGAGAGATTTGGTTAGACATTACAGAAAAAAATGTAAACAAAGGAATAGCTTTAAAAAATTTACAAGAAAAGTTAGGAATAAAAAAATCAGAAACAATGGTATTTGGAGATTTTTTAAATGATTATGAACTGATACAACAAGGAGACTATAGCTTTGTTATGGATAATGGACATCCAGAGTTAAAAAAGATAGCTAAATATAGTGGTGGAGATAATAATAAAGCAGGGGTAGTAAATTCCATAAAGAAATATATATTGAAAAAATAA
- a CDS encoding HAD family hydrolase — protein sequence MIDIKLIATDMDGTLLDDNKKINEEFWEIHKKITDKGIYFVVASGRQYYNIKKRFERAKNNVIMIVENGALVIKDGEEIYSKGFTREDTLKIIDIGRKNKSSNIIYCGKTKAYIEERDEKFLEEFKRSYDAYEIVEDLTKIQEPALKISICDLTGVEKNSYPFFKNISPNVKVAIGGKWWLDMTEIEVNKGVALQKIQELLNIKKSETMVFGDFLNDYELIQQGEYSFAMENGHPELKKIAKYNGGNNNEAGVIKNIKKFIL from the coding sequence ATGATAGATATAAAATTAATAGCAACAGATATGGATGGAACATTATTAGATGATAATAAAAAAATAAATGAGGAATTTTGGGAGATACATAAAAAAATAACAGATAAAGGAATTTATTTTGTAGTAGCAAGTGGAAGACAATATTATAATATAAAAAAGAGATTTGAAAGAGCTAAAAATAATGTAATAATGATAGTAGAAAATGGTGCTTTAGTCATAAAAGATGGAGAAGAAATATATTCAAAAGGATTTACAAGAGAAGATACTTTAAAAATAATTGATATAGGAAGAAAAAATAAAAGTTCGAATATAATTTATTGTGGAAAAACAAAAGCATATATTGAAGAAAGAGATGAAAAATTTTTAGAAGAATTTAAAAGGTCATATGATGCTTATGAAATAGTAGAAGACTTAACAAAAATACAAGAACCAGCTTTAAAAATATCTATTTGTGATTTAACAGGAGTAGAAAAAAATTCATATCCTTTCTTTAAAAATATTTCTCCTAATGTAAAAGTAGCTATTGGAGGAAAATGGTGGCTTGATATGACAGAGATAGAAGTCAATAAAGGGGTAGCTTTACAAAAAATTCAAGAGTTGTTGAATATAAAAAAATCAGAAACAATGGTATTTGGAGATTTTTTAAATGATTATGAATTAATCCAACAAGGAGAATATAGTTTTGCTATGGAAAATGGACACCCAGAATTAAAAAAAATAGCTAAATATAATGGAGGAAACAATAATGAGGCTGGAGTAATAAAAAATATAAAAAAATTTATTTTATAA
- a CDS encoding sodium/glutamate symporter: MTSAMLTDFLKSLGLLGAFLLLGVFIRANVKIFQKTFIPAGVIGGFLLLILGPQCINILPVPKEWFSIYSLLPGVLIVPVVAAVPLGLNIGSGKNTDSDVLKNVIPLIGIGLGASMFQFAVGYGTHVLFSGQDLYDVFGIELAIGFVGGHGTAGTLGNILSGLNLPYWQTSQGVATTTATFGIVGGILIGIGLINWAARHGHTALLKKPADIPEPLRIGYQKDMSKQNSIGRETTLSSSIDTVAFHAAIIFVACGLAYIVLSFTKKFKIPVLSSISVWAYAMIVMFIIWGIMRKLNLSYLVDDKVKSKISGSFTEYAVIAAIASLPIKAVAAYIVPILVMVVVGYIVTTGILFIFCKKYLKGYWFEQMIGTFGMSTGVFLTGVLLLRVCDPNLESPALANYSLSYTITSIIYFAMLNLFIMLPMSSGAGVTTMVATGIGTVILIATIISSRILFGKEFKGN, translated from the coding sequence ATGACTAGTGCAATGTTAACAGATTTTTTAAAAAGTTTAGGGCTTCTTGGGGCATTTTTACTTTTAGGTGTTTTTATAAGAGCTAATGTAAAAATTTTTCAAAAAACATTTATACCAGCAGGAGTGATAGGAGGATTTTTACTTTTAATATTAGGACCTCAATGTATAAATATATTACCTGTGCCAAAAGAATGGTTTAGTATTTATTCTTTACTTCCAGGAGTATTAATAGTACCAGTAGTTGCTGCAGTTCCATTAGGCTTAAATATAGGAAGTGGAAAAAATACAGATTCTGATGTTTTAAAAAATGTAATACCATTAATAGGAATAGGACTTGGAGCTTCAATGTTTCAATTTGCTGTAGGATATGGGACTCATGTATTATTTTCAGGACAAGATTTATATGATGTATTTGGAATAGAATTAGCAATAGGATTTGTTGGAGGACATGGTACAGCAGGAACTTTAGGAAATATTCTTTCAGGATTAAATTTACCATATTGGCAAACTTCACAAGGTGTTGCTACAACAACTGCTACATTTGGAATTGTTGGAGGAATATTAATAGGAATAGGATTAATAAACTGGGCAGCTCGTCATGGACATACAGCTTTATTAAAAAAACCAGCTGATATTCCAGAGCCACTTCGTATTGGGTATCAAAAAGATATGTCAAAACAAAATTCAATTGGACGTGAAACAACATTATCTTCTTCAATAGATACTGTGGCTTTTCATGCTGCTATAATTTTTGTTGCTTGTGGACTAGCTTATATAGTTTTATCTTTTACAAAAAAATTTAAAATTCCTGTATTAAGTAGTATTTCAGTATGGGCTTATGCAATGATAGTAATGTTTATTATTTGGGGAATAATGAGAAAATTAAATCTAAGTTATTTAGTAGATGATAAAGTAAAAAGTAAAATTTCAGGGTCTTTTACAGAATATGCTGTAATAGCAGCAATAGCAAGTTTACCTATAAAAGCAGTAGCTGCTTATATAGTTCCAATTCTTGTTATGGTTGTTGTAGGTTATATAGTAACAACAGGTATTTTATTTATATTCTGTAAAAAATATTTAAAAGGATATTGGTTTGAACAAATGATTGGGACTTTTGGAATGAGTACAGGAGTATTTTTAACAGGAGTATTATTACTTCGTGTATGTGACCCTAACTTAGAAAGTCCAGCATTAGCTAATTATTCATTATCTTATACAATAACAAGTATAATTTATTTTGCTATGTTAAATTTATTTATTATGTTACCAATGTCTTCTGGAGCTGGAGTAACTACAATGGTTGCTACAGGAATAGGAACTGTTATATTAATAGCTACAATAATAAGTAGTAGAATTTTATTTGGAAAAGAATTTAAAGGAAATTAA
- a CDS encoding M20 family metallopeptidase, which yields MKNYDKILEELNGKIWDYSELKFNEYKSSNDMIEILKNENFIIKKGLAGMDTAFTATFGSGKPVIGILGEFDALSGLSQKPGEDKPVPREETKNGHGCGHCLLGTAGIGAVLMVRDFLVENNREGTIVFIGCPGEEGGSGKAYLAREGVFDNLDIALTWHPAGGNAVITGSFQANCQVYFKFKGVSSHAAGSPHLGRSALDAVELMNVGVNYLREHIEPTDRIHYAVLDTGGTSPNVVQSHAKVLYLIRSTDTEKVKKLYERVCKVAKGAALMTETEVEIVFDKACSNVISNSILEDVLYETMKEISLPDYDEKDLEFAEKIKKTITDVDRNSDMSLMFVSNFRRKELANRYKEILMSDFVVEHTHQDINIPGSSDVGDCSHVVPTAQFSGACFVPGTPAHSWQMVSQGKEGIAVKGMLYASKVLAKSVERLIKNPQLIEKAKEEFNKVTEKKAYSCPIPIEVKPDILGNR from the coding sequence ATGAAAAATTATGATAAAATTTTAGAAGAATTAAATGGAAAAATTTGGGATTATTCTGAATTAAAATTTAATGAATATAAATCTTCAAATGATATGATAGAAATTTTAAAAAATGAAAATTTTATAATAAAAAAAGGTTTGGCCGGAATGGATACAGCTTTTACAGCTACTTTTGGAAGTGGAAAACCAGTTATAGGAATTTTAGGAGAATTTGATGCTCTTTCAGGATTAAGTCAAAAACCAGGAGAAGATAAACCTGTTCCAAGGGAAGAAACAAAAAATGGACATGGTTGTGGACATTGTTTATTAGGAACAGCTGGAATAGGAGCCGTTTTAATGGTTAGAGATTTTTTAGTAGAAAATAATAGAGAAGGAACTATTGTTTTTATTGGTTGTCCAGGAGAAGAGGGAGGTTCAGGAAAAGCTTATTTAGCTAGAGAAGGAGTATTTGATAATTTAGATATAGCTTTAACATGGCACCCAGCTGGTGGAAATGCTGTAATAACAGGTTCTTTTCAAGCAAATTGTCAAGTATATTTTAAATTTAAAGGAGTATCTTCACATGCTGCTGGTTCTCCTCACTTAGGACGTAGTGCTTTAGATGCTGTAGAATTAATGAATGTTGGGGTAAATTATTTAAGAGAACATATAGAACCAACAGATAGAATTCATTATGCAGTATTAGATACAGGAGGAACATCTCCAAATGTTGTTCAAAGTCATGCTAAAGTACTTTATTTAATTCGTTCTACAGATACAGAGAAAGTAAAAAAATTGTATGAAAGAGTTTGTAAAGTAGCTAAAGGAGCAGCTTTAATGACAGAAACAGAAGTTGAGATTGTATTTGATAAAGCTTGTTCAAATGTAATATCGAATAGTATTTTAGAAGATGTATTATATGAAACAATGAAAGAAATTTCTTTGCCAGATTATGATGAGAAAGATTTAGAATTTGCTGAAAAAATAAAGAAAACTATAACAGATGTTGACAGAAATAGTGATATGTCTTTAATGTTTGTATCAAATTTTAGAAGAAAAGAATTAGCTAATAGATATAAAGAAATATTAATGTCTGATTTTGTAGTAGAACATACTCATCAAGATATTAACATTCCAGGTTCATCAGATGTTGGTGATTGTAGTCATGTAGTACCTACAGCTCAATTTTCAGGAGCTTGTTTTGTACCAGGAACTCCAGCCCATTCTTGGCAAATGGTTTCTCAAGGTAAAGAGGGAATAGCTGTAAAAGGAATGTTGTATGCTTCTAAAGTATTAGCAAAATCAGTAGAAAGACTTATAAAAAATCCTCAATTAATAGAAAAAGCAAAAGAAGAATTTAATAAAGTTACTGAGAAAAAAGCATATTCTTGTCCTATTCCTATAGAAGTAAAACCAGATATATTAGGAAATAGATAA